From one Gracilibacillus salinarum genomic stretch:
- a CDS encoding glycoside hydrolase family 43 protein: MVKSKDIQMRDPFIYVDRKKGRYYLYGSTDKDVWGKGTGFDVYTSSDLENWQGPIAAFRPDSDFYSEDNFWAPEVHEYKGYYYLFATFLVKATGKRGTAILKSDSLTGPFTPHSQNIVTPHDWFSLDGTLHIDDQGTPWMIFCQEWIQIGDGAICAVRLKDDLTEAEGEPITLFSASEAKWPTSFTKEEVNAHVNYVTDGPYIYKASNGELLMLWASFVKNVYAQGVSRSVSGLITGPWKHDADPLFTSDGGHGMLFHDLEGTLQLTLHAPNQTPEERPIFIKMEEKNGVLQKC; encoded by the coding sequence ATGGTGAAAAGCAAAGACATTCAAATGAGAGACCCTTTTATTTATGTGGATCGTAAGAAGGGGAGATATTATTTATATGGCAGCACGGATAAAGATGTTTGGGGAAAGGGGACTGGATTTGACGTTTATACAAGTTCTGATTTAGAGAATTGGCAAGGTCCAATTGCTGCATTCCGTCCTGATTCTGACTTTTATTCGGAAGATAATTTCTGGGCACCAGAAGTCCATGAATATAAAGGATACTATTATTTATTTGCGACTTTTTTAGTAAAAGCAACGGGAAAACGAGGAACAGCGATTTTGAAGTCTGATTCGCTTACAGGTCCGTTTACACCTCATAGTCAAAACATTGTAACGCCTCACGATTGGTTTTCACTTGATGGCACTTTACATATAGATGATCAAGGAACACCATGGATGATATTCTGTCAGGAATGGATTCAAATTGGTGATGGAGCGATTTGTGCGGTTCGATTGAAGGATGATTTAACAGAAGCTGAAGGAGAGCCCATTACTCTTTTTAGCGCATCGGAGGCAAAGTGGCCGACCTCGTTTACAAAAGAAGAAGTGAATGCTCACGTCAATTATGTAACAGATGGACCGTATATTTACAAGGCATCCAACGGAGAATTGTTAATGTTATGGGCAAGCTTTGTCAAAAATGTGTATGCGCAAGGCGTTTCCCGTTCTGTTTCCGGCCTTATCACAGGGCCATGGAAACATGATGCAGACCCATTATTTACAAGTGATGGAGGTCATGGGATGTTATTTCATGATTTAGAAGGCACATTGCAATTGACCTTACACGCTCCCAAT